Sequence from the Fusarium oxysporum Fo47 chromosome VI, complete sequence genome:
ATCACAGCTCAAAAGGCCACATGCTCATGCGGTCAAAAGTCCGCTCTCCAATGCACATGCTCCAAAGCCGCTTCCGAAAACACCGTCAACGGTCCTCGATGCTCATGCCGCGCTCGTCCCGCCGGTGAATGCACATGCGACCGCGCCGCTACCGAGAACGTTACACCAACTGGTTCAACTTGCGCTTGCGGATCTCGTCCTGCTGGTATGTGGCGTTTGTGTTTCTGTGACGACTGTTGCTAATTGTGGGGTTTTAGGTGGCTGCACTTGcgagaaggctgctgatgGTGGCTTTAACCCTGCCAACGAGATCGACTTTACTACCAAGAAATAAATTTGCTACAACGGCGACGATGAATACGGCTTAATGGGGTAGAAAAGAAAATACTGCATTTGAATGGCGTTGGGGAACGGTTACGGTACTGGTTCGGTGGCGAGGCGATAGATACCTGAGATACGGATACAGAAATGAACAATATTCATGATATTCAACCTACGAAGAGAAACGTGTAATTGTGTGATACAAACGGAACTTCTGAGGGTCTGTACTACAATATGTTCGCGAATCAGACGAAACGGGATGTTTTGGCCGCTAAGCAAACGCGTCAAGAGGATGCTCAATTGTTCACTCTGAGAACGCGCAGTCCAAACCAAGGTTCTTTGTCAATTGTGCCATTTCCAACATCAGTCGACAATAAGGTTGGGACGTATAATTGAACTGTCATTGCAGCGTCTGTGCTCAAACGATGGAACGTTCATTTCATCAATATGCCAGCGGTGAATCGCGTATCGGCAGATAAGATGAACAATTGCAAAGCTCTCGATTCACCGCCTTGGAAAGCTCTGCTCCTCTTGCTCGTAACTGGGAAATTTGTCCGGCAGAAAAACCACTAGCGCAATTGGAACTGGCTGACAGCTTCCGGGCGGTGACACCCAATCCAGGCTTCACCCCCTGTTCAGCCCGCAAATGATCACTGCCCCAGCGCGGTCAGATcagcttttttttttccctaTTGTTCATCAAAGGGTAGAAAATCCACCCACTTTCTTTATTGTCGCGCTCTTCCCAAGCTTGATCTTATCATCAATACCATCACTTCATCAAGTTTTGCACTTTTTGATCTCGTCAATCAAGCTTCTTATTTGAGCAAAAAGCAACTGTCGCGCGTCACACatacacacacacacaaCAAATCATCAGGTCACAAATCCTACGCGATGGCGCCACGAGCCAAAGCAGCTGCTGCCACCAAGACCGCAGCGCCCAAGAAGGCCACCACAGCTGCCGCTGCTAAGAAGGAGACCAAGACTACAAAagctgctgccaagaaggctgagcCTGCTGCCACGAATGGCCCCAcgaagaagcgcaaggctcCCGAGGAAGAGTCTGAGCCAGAGCAGGAGGAAGATCGCAAGATAAAGAAGTCCAAGACCACAGAACGCGTCGTAAAGCCCGCTGTCAAGCCCGCCCCAAAGACCAAAGCCGCTGCTACAAAGGCCAAGACAACGACACGAGCAAAGACCGAAGAGGCGGAGGAGAAGCCTGCTGTTAAGAAACCCGGTCGTCCTGCTGGAACAAAGGCcgagcccaagaagaagtccGAGTTTCCTGCGATcggaaagaagctcaacgacgCGCCCACTCAGATCCTCGATGTCTACGTCTTTGGCGAGGGTTCATCCGGcgagcttggtcttggaagCAAGCGcgtcaacaacaagaagccAATCGACGTCAAGCGTCCCCGACTCAACGATAACCTCTCCGCCGCCAACGTCGGCGTTGTCCAGATTTCTTGCGGTGGCATGCACGCTGTCGCGTTGACGCACGATAACAAGATCTTGACATGGGGTGTCAACGATCAAGGCGCGCTTGGTAGAGATACAAACTGGGATGGTGGTCTTCGCGACATGGACAAGTCAGAAGACTCTGACtcggaggatgaggacgataCTGGTATTAACCCCATGGAAAGCACACCGACAGCTGTTTCCGACGAGCATTTTGCTCCTGGCACTAAGTTTGTCCAGGTTGTCGCGAGTGACAGCGCCAGTTTCGCCCTCACAGAAGATGGTCGAGTCTACGGCTGGGGAACCTTCCGATCCAGCGACGGCATCCTCGGCTTCTCAGAGACCATCAAGGTCCAGTCCACTCCCCTCATGATTCGCgatctcaagaacatcaaggcCCTCGCTGCCGGTTCCAACCACATTCTCGCTCTCGACCACAAGGGCAACGTCGTCGCTTGGGGCTGCGGTCAACAGAACCAGCTCGGCCGCCGTATCATCGAGCGCAACAAGATGTCCTCCCTCATTCCCCAGGGTGTTGGTCTGCCTCGCGGCAAGATTGCCAAGATTGCTTGCGGTTCTTATCACAGCTTTGCCATTGACAAGAGCGGTCAGGTTTATGGCTGGGGTCTTAACAACTTTGGCGAGATTGGTGTTGAGTCGAATGCTGGCGAGGATGATGCTGTTATCCTTCGA
This genomic interval carries:
- a CDS encoding regulator of chromosome condensation 1/beta-lactamase-inhibitor protein II, giving the protein MAPRAKAAAATKTAAPKKATTAAAAKKETKTTKAAAKKAEPAATNGPTKKRKAPEEESEPEQEEDRKIKKSKTTERVVKPAVKPAPKTKAAATKAKTTTRAKTEEAEEKPAVKKPGRPAGTKAEPKKKSEFPAIGKKLNDAPTQILDVYVFGEGSSGELGLGSKRVNNKKPIDVKRPRLNDNLSAANVGVVQISCGGMHAVALTHDNKILTWGVNDQGALGRDTNWDGGLRDMDKSEDSDSEDEDDTGINPMESTPTAVSDEHFAPGTKFVQVVASDSASFALTEDGRVYGWGTFRSSDGILGFSETIKVQSTPLMIRDLKNIKALAAGSNHILALDHKGNVVAWGCGQQNQLGRRIIERNKMSSLIPQGVGLPRGKIAKIACGSYHSFAIDKSGQVYGWGLNNFGEIGVESNAGEDDAVILRPAKLTYLDDYNITEIDGGEHHSLACSDKGDLLTWGRVDGYQVGFEFDKLSEDNTIYDERGNARILFKPTIQPDAKDIVAVAAGTDNNFAIASDGKVYSWGFSSNYQTGQGTIDDIHTPTLIDNTAIRGKKIIGAGAGGQYSVLFGIADDAPTNGVKTNGA